The genomic interval GTCAAGCTGCTGCTCAACCTCGTGGTGATCGCCTCGAGCGCGATCCCGCGCGGCGGCCTGATCGACGTGGCGGTGACCGGCGGCGGCGATGCTCCGCGCTTCATCCTGCGCGCCAAGGGCAGCCATGCGCGCATCCCGCCCCATGTCGAGGGGCTGATCGCCGGCACGCCCGAGGGCGGCACCGTCGATGCCCACGGCATCCTGCCGTTCTATGCCGGCCTCGTCGCCCGCGCGGCGGCGATGGACGTGCGCTTCACCATCGAGGGCGACGAGGTGACGGTCGCCGCCACGCCGACCGAGGCCGCGGTCGGGCTGCCCGGCGCCCCCGCCCCCAGCATCGAGGACGAGCGCCCCTCCGACAGCGCCCCGCCGGATACGCAGCTCGCCTGACGCGGCCGACGCCGCAACCAACCCACGGGAAAGCAAGCCGAGGCGGGTTCGCGCAAATTCTTGCAGC from Methylobacterium sp. AMS5 carries:
- the chpT gene encoding histidine phosphotransferase ChpT, producing MSGTSSLTLDALDLSALLCSRVCHDVISPIGAIVNGLEVLEDDDDPSMREFALELIRKSARTASARIQFARIAFGAAGSAGASIDLADAEKVSKAMFADEKTQIAWSAPQALFPKNKVKLLLNLVVIASSAIPRGGLIDVAVTGGGDAPRFILRAKGSHARIPPHVEGLIAGTPEGGTVDAHGILPFYAGLVARAAAMDVRFTIEGDEVTVAATPTEAAVGLPGAPAPSIEDERPSDSAPPDTQLA